From a single Drosophila sulfurigaster albostrigata strain 15112-1811.04 chromosome 3, ASM2355843v2, whole genome shotgun sequence genomic region:
- the LOC133844868 gene encoding uncharacterized protein LOC133844868 — MSATVQENVKSEISAQSSAVKQAPSSFGLARTSDLPDKKEEAEHSMPPKKSMPPKKSMPPKKTARKELPKASTFQLDEALQEQPSDDGSDYMLDEEDIMTPKEKETFRQFQYDTLVQQSNVAPEPPQQPEPPYVPYPDKVLIIVCILALVLSIGLIIIDANYFPIF, encoded by the exons ATGTCAGCTACTGTCCAGGAAAATGTGAAGAG TGAAATCTCTGCCCAGAGTTCTGCAGTGAAGCAGGCGCCAAGTTCCTTTGGCTTGGCACGCACATCTGATCTGCCTGACAAAAAGGAGGAAGCCGAACATTCTATGCCACCAAAGAAATCTATGCCTCCGAAGAAATCTATGCCACCTAAAAAGACTGCCAGGAAAGAATTGCCTAAGGCAAGCACCTTTCAATTGGATGAAGCTCTGCAGGAGCAGCCAAGCGATGATGGCAGCGATTATATGCTGGATGAAGAGGACATAATGACACCCAAGGAAAAGGAAACTTTTCGGCAATTTCAATACGATACCTTAGTGCAGCAATCTAATGTGGCACCTGAGCCTCCACAGCAGCCAGAGCCTCCTTATGTACCCTACC CTGATAAGGTGCTCATCATTGTCTGCATTCTGGCACTTGTCCTCAGTATTGGTCTCATTATTATCGATGCCAactattttccaattttctaA
- the LOC133842950 gene encoding uncharacterized protein LOC133842950, protein MQVEASYPKYAGRVPPLDLSQVNAGQEQQLQQLWATNAAVAAVAMKQRHHPYQVLSDKCRSGAAAVISDDNNNNSSIANGNSQTNLHHHSMGSDGLPLDPRDWTRADVWKWLINMAVSEGLEVTPELPQKFPMNGKALCLMSLDMYLCRVPVGGKMLYRDFRVRLARAMTLLS, encoded by the coding sequence ATGCAAGTGGAGGCCAGTTACCCGAAATACGCCGGACGCGTGCCGCCATTGGATCTGTCGCAAGTCAACGCCGGCcaggagcagcaactgcaacagctgtGGGCCACAAATGCGGCTGTGGCAGCAGTTGCGATGAAGCAACGTCATCATCCCTATCAAGTGCTAAGTGATAAGTGTCGCAGCGGTGCGGCGGCAGTGATCagcgatgacaacaacaacaacagcagcatcgcCAACGGCAACAGCCAAACGAACCTGCACCATCATTCAATGGGCTCCGATGGTCTGCCCCTCGATCCGCGCGATTGGACGCGTGCCGATGTCTGGAAATGGCTCATCAACATGGCCGTCTCCGAGGGTCTCGAGGTGACGCCCGAGCTGCCCCAGAAGTTCCCCATGAACGGCAAGGCCCTGTGCCTGATGAGTCTCGACATGTACTTGTGTCGTGTGCCCGTCGGTGGCAAGATGCTCTATCGTGATTTCCGTGTGCGACTCGCTCGCGCCATGACGCTGCTCTCCTAG
- the LOC133843249 gene encoding uncharacterized protein LOC133843249 produces MRAPPEQTQGFPGAAEKPLYNDAGQEHDTSADPAAAQPHPFNIIVLQDCNNHNLIDQPTAALTVSCQQQNPGVQHPHPYNSIWPQPPPTYADPQYSNNAPDPQHTYGNNPSYNHTTNGPFMYVANNSFGGSPQLNHSPPNGNISNGLPPQNCQCDPGTNGQPQHCFSRCK; encoded by the coding sequence ATGAGAGCACCACCGGAACAAACTCAAGGCTTCCCAGGCGCAGCAGAAAAGCCGCTCTACAATGATGCTGGGCAGGAGCATGACACATCTGCGGatccagctgctgctcaacCTCATccctttaatattattgtgcTGCAGGATTGCAACAATCACAATCTGATAGATCAACCGACCGCTGCCTTAACAGTGAGCTGTCAACAGCAAAATCCTGGAGTGCAACATCCACATCCTTACAACTCAATTTGGCCACAACCTCCTCCCACTTACGCTGATCCACAGTATAGCAATAATGCCCCAGATCCACAACACACCTATGGCAACAACCCGTCTTACAACCACACAACAAATGGACCCTTCATGTATGTTGCGAACAACAGCTTCGGTGGGTCACCTCAACTCAACCATAGTCCACCCAATGGCAATATTTCGAACGGTTTGCCCCCGCAGAATTGTCAGTGCGATCCCGGCACAAATGGCCAACCTCAGCATTGCTTTTCGCGGTGCAAGTAG
- the LOC133845400 gene encoding ras-related protein Rab-7a-like, with protein MRRFVNKTFTSNYKSTIGMDLGTKQLVINESLVTLQIWDTNGQELCRALGSSFYRGVDCCFLVFDVTSRKSFQNLNSWWEDFFLMAETKNRDKFPLAVVGNKIDLENEREVSGHQILNTWFR; from the exons ATGCGTCGTTTCgtaaacaaaacttttacCTCCAACTATAAAAGCACGATTGGTATGGATCTTGGCACTAAGCAATTGGTTATAAATGAAAGCTTGGTGACTTTGCAG ATATGGGACACTAATGGACAAGAACTATGTCGAGCTCTGGGTTCGTCTTTCTATCGTGGAGTCGATTGCTGCTTTCTTGTCTTTGATGTTACGAGCCGAAAATCCTTCCAGAATTTGAACAGTTGGTGGGAGGATTTCTTTTTGATGGCTGAAACAAAGAATCGCGACAAATTTCCACTTGCTGTGGTGGGAAATAAAATTGACTTGGAAAATGAGAGAGAAGTAAGTGGTCATCAAATCCTGAATACGTGGTTTCGGTAA
- the LOC133843911 gene encoding uncharacterized protein LOC133843911, which produces MNLGALARSLSNSLRFGVGSKKQLETPSQANEAASTSSSRKTELSKSCDNNLRLIAPSSDECSHRQQPFSQTVSQILQKVSELEHTLYEDQQLEFKLRMALERQTERVHELNFSLDTEKERNERLVQLLRGVDTDSCSDSEPEAEGLNALVLHSKGNLFESISPLLMQQRYDELSTSHRQIHRLLAKKDKAMMLLKCDLEELRCKYDAVVNDQRNEERRLEALWTRFQHMQQKKKQQICILKETLGSASECILHAQVAIESCKPRSAIDEKNLRKFNFSLQFFMRELRNCCCQRKLQELQQQQGPDIDVDEELLQQKLNSCPVAPSRSNSSKHNSNRSQRTRHKH; this is translated from the exons ATGAACTTGGGCGCGCTTGCCAGATCCCTGAGCAACAGTCTGAGATTTGGTGTGGGCTCCAAAAAGCAACTGGAGACACCATCCCAAGCAAACGAAGCCGCATCGACGTCATCGAGTCGAAAGACTGAGCTCTCCAAAAGTTGTGACAATAATTTAAGACTTATTGCACCATCATCCGATGAATGCAGTCATCGACAACAGCCATTTAGTCAAACGGTATCGCAAATCCTGCAAAAAGTCAGTGAACTCGAGCACACGCTCTACGAGGATCAGCAACTGGAATTCAAGCTGCGCATGGCTTTGGAGCGTCAAACAGAGCGAGTGCATGAGCTCAACTTCTCACTGGATACGGAAAAGGAACGAAATGAACGTTTGGTGCAACTGCTGCGTGGTGTGGACACCGATTCCTGTAGCGATAGTGAGCCGGAGGCGGAAGGATTGAATGCCTTGGTACTGCATTCCAAAGGAAATCTCTTTGAATCGATCAGTCCACTGCTTATGCAGCAACG CTACGATGAACTCTCTACTTCCCACCGACAAATCCATCGTCTGCTGGCCAAAAAGGACAAAGCTATGATGTTACTGAAATGCGATTTAGAAGAGCTGCGTTGCAAATATGATGCTGTAGTGAATGATCAACGAAATGAGGAAAGGAGACTGGAAGCACTATGGACACGATTTCAACATATGCAACAGAAAAAGAAGCAACAGATCTGCATACTCAAAGAGACTCTGGGCTCTGCCAGtgaatgcattttgcatgcTCAGGTGGCCATCGAAAGCTGCAAGCCACGCAGCGCCATAGATGAGAAAAATTtgagaaaattcaattttagtttACAGTTTTTTATGCGTGAACTGCGCAATTGTTGCTGTCAACGCAAATTACAagagctgcagcaacaacaaggtCCGGATATCGATGTAGATgaggagctgctgcagcaaaaaCTGAACAGTTGCCCAGTGGCGCCATCTCGCAGCAACAGCTCGAAGCATAACTCAAATCGAAGCCAGCGCACGCGTCACAagcattga
- the LOC133844462 gene encoding mpv17-like protein isoform X1, which produces MSRLIAGARGLFKRHPFVTNSAIYGSLYVGAEFSQQYVSKRWLATPEEREDIDYTTVGRYAVMGTVIYAPTLYAWYKWLDGTFPGTLKKTIVKKLLLDQFILTPYCLTLFYTGMSLMEGSDDIFQELREKFLPTFQRSCVFWLPAQALNFLFIAPRFRIIYMGFCGMIWVNILCWIKRQSLSTETSTETATMTTQTTNNTTTSTTTTAISNVKA; this is translated from the exons ATGTCACGCCTAATTGCCGGCGCCCGAGGCCTGTTCAAGCGCCATCCCTTTGTGACTAacagcgccatctatggcAGCCTCTACGTGGGTGCGGAGTTCTCACAGCAATATGTCTCCAAGCGCTGGCTGGCG ACGCCAGAGGAGCGTGAGGATATCGATTATACAACAGTTGGACGATATGCGGTAATGGGCACCGTCATCTATGCCCCAACACTCTACGCTTG GTATAAGTGGCTAGACGGAACTTTTCCGGGTACACTCAAGAAGACTATTGTCAAAAAGCTGCTGTTGGATCAGTTTATATTGACACCTTACTGCCTTACTTTATTCTATACGG GCATGTCGCTTATGGAAGGCTCCGATGACATTTTTCAAGAGCTGCGTGAGAAATTCCTGCCAACTTTCCAGCGTTCTTGTGTCTTCTGGCTGCCGGCACAGGCCttgaactttttgtttatagcGCCACGTTTTCGAATTATCTATATGGGATTCTGTGGCATGATCTGGGTCAACATATTGTGTTGGATAAAGCGACAGAGTCTGAGCACTGAGACATCCACTGAAACTGCAACAATGACAACtcaaacaaccaacaacacaacaacatctacaacaacaacggcaatcAGTAATGTCAAGGCGTGA
- the LOC133844462 gene encoding mpv17-like protein isoform X2 yields the protein MAASTWVRSSHSNMSPSAGWRYKWLDGTFPGTLKKTIVKKLLLDQFILTPYCLTLFYTGMSLMEGSDDIFQELREKFLPTFQRSCVFWLPAQALNFLFIAPRFRIIYMGFCGMIWVNILCWIKRQSLSTETSTETATMTTQTTNNTTTSTTTTAISNVKA from the exons atggcAGCCTCTACGTGGGTGCGGAGTTCTCACAGCAATATGTCTCCAAGCGCTGGCTGGCG GTATAAGTGGCTAGACGGAACTTTTCCGGGTACACTCAAGAAGACTATTGTCAAAAAGCTGCTGTTGGATCAGTTTATATTGACACCTTACTGCCTTACTTTATTCTATACGG GCATGTCGCTTATGGAAGGCTCCGATGACATTTTTCAAGAGCTGCGTGAGAAATTCCTGCCAACTTTCCAGCGTTCTTGTGTCTTCTGGCTGCCGGCACAGGCCttgaactttttgtttatagcGCCACGTTTTCGAATTATCTATATGGGATTCTGTGGCATGATCTGGGTCAACATATTGTGTTGGATAAAGCGACAGAGTCTGAGCACTGAGACATCCACTGAAACTGCAACAATGACAACtcaaacaaccaacaacacaacaacatctacaacaacaacggcaatcAGTAATGTCAAGGCGTGA
- the LOC133844462 gene encoding mpv17-like protein isoform X3 — translation MGTVIYAPTLYAWYKWLDGTFPGTLKKTIVKKLLLDQFILTPYCLTLFYTGMSLMEGSDDIFQELREKFLPTFQRSCVFWLPAQALNFLFIAPRFRIIYMGFCGMIWVNILCWIKRQSLSTETSTETATMTTQTTNNTTTSTTTTAISNVKA, via the exons ATGGGCACCGTCATCTATGCCCCAACACTCTACGCTTG GTATAAGTGGCTAGACGGAACTTTTCCGGGTACACTCAAGAAGACTATTGTCAAAAAGCTGCTGTTGGATCAGTTTATATTGACACCTTACTGCCTTACTTTATTCTATACGG GCATGTCGCTTATGGAAGGCTCCGATGACATTTTTCAAGAGCTGCGTGAGAAATTCCTGCCAACTTTCCAGCGTTCTTGTGTCTTCTGGCTGCCGGCACAGGCCttgaactttttgtttatagcGCCACGTTTTCGAATTATCTATATGGGATTCTGTGGCATGATCTGGGTCAACATATTGTGTTGGATAAAGCGACAGAGTCTGAGCACTGAGACATCCACTGAAACTGCAACAATGACAACtcaaacaaccaacaacacaacaacatctacaacaacaacggcaatcAGTAATGTCAAGGCGTGA
- the LOC133844462 gene encoding mpv17-like protein isoform X4 → MYKWLDGTFPGTLKKTIVKKLLLDQFILTPYCLTLFYTGMSLMEGSDDIFQELREKFLPTFQRSCVFWLPAQALNFLFIAPRFRIIYMGFCGMIWVNILCWIKRQSLSTETSTETATMTTQTTNNTTTSTTTTAISNVKA, encoded by the exons AT GTATAAGTGGCTAGACGGAACTTTTCCGGGTACACTCAAGAAGACTATTGTCAAAAAGCTGCTGTTGGATCAGTTTATATTGACACCTTACTGCCTTACTTTATTCTATACGG GCATGTCGCTTATGGAAGGCTCCGATGACATTTTTCAAGAGCTGCGTGAGAAATTCCTGCCAACTTTCCAGCGTTCTTGTGTCTTCTGGCTGCCGGCACAGGCCttgaactttttgtttatagcGCCACGTTTTCGAATTATCTATATGGGATTCTGTGGCATGATCTGGGTCAACATATTGTGTTGGATAAAGCGACAGAGTCTGAGCACTGAGACATCCACTGAAACTGCAACAATGACAACtcaaacaaccaacaacacaacaacatctacaacaacaacggcaatcAGTAATGTCAAGGCGTGA